GTGGCGGCGCAGACCGGACGTCCGATGTGCGGTGGGCTCCAGCCGTAGAAGGTCTGCGCGATCAGCGCGGCGAGGGACATCATCAAGAGACCCGCGACGGCGAACGTCGCGGCGGCTCTGGCGGTGAACGCCTGCCGGTAGTCGTGCACGGCCGGCGCTCCATCCGACGAACGTGAAATGGCACGGACCCAACTGGTGTCAGAATATAGCCCCTTGTACGCCAGAGAGAGGGTCTGCGAAGGTCGGACGGCTTGTACGGATCGAGCCGGTCCGCCTCGCCGACCGGGGAGGGCGCTTATGACGCACGACACCGACGCCCGGGCGCACCGGCGCATCGCCCAGGCCCTCGCGGCCACCGTCGCCGGCTCCTCGTCCGAGGCCGGCCCCCACCCCTACATCCGGCGCTATCTGGCCCGTCACGCGGCGTCGGGAGGCGTGCTGGACGACGCCCACCTCGCTCCGGCGTTCCTGCCCTGGGAGTGCGGCGCGGCAGTGCGGGGACTGCTGGGCCTTCCGGTGGCCGGCTCACCGCACACGCGGGCACTCGCCGCGTGGGCAACCGTCGAACCCTTCCTCGGTGACGCCGACCACCACTCCCGCGCCTCCAGCCTGCACCTGGCCCTCTTCGCGGGTGAGCGGGACCCACGTCATCCAACGCAGGCGGTGCCCGGCTCACTGGTGCGGCCCCTCTGGTCGGACTGGGAGCTGCCGGCCAACGTGGTGGCCCGGACCGCCGCAACCGTGCGCGGCCTCGCCCTGGTTCCGGTGCCCGGTGGACGGCGGCTCCTGGCCGCCGGGGATGCCGAGGGGACCGTCCGCCTGTGGGACCCCGTGACCGGTGCTGCCGTGGGCGGACCCATGACCGGGCACCGGGACGGCGTCGACGCCCTGGTGGCGCTCACGGCGCCCGGCGGCCCCGTGCTCCTCGCGTCGGCCGGACGGGACCACACGGTGCGAGTGTGGGACCCGATGACAGGGGCCGAAGTGCGGGAATTCACCGGCCACGGCGACTGGGTCAACGCGCTCACCGTGCTCCCGGGGCCAGACGGCTTCCCGCTCCTCGCGTCCGGGGACGGGGAGGGCACCATCCGCGTCCAGAATCCGGCGACGGGCGCCGAGAAGGCTGTCATCTGGTCGGCGCACGCCGCGCCGGTGCGCGCTCTAGCGGCCGTCACGACGGCGCGGGGGCGCACCCTCCTCGTCTCGGCCGGCCACGACGGCGCGGTGCGCCTGTGGGACCTGTCGACGGACGCGCCCGTACGGGAACTGCGCGGCGGCGACGCCCGGATCAACGTGCTCGCCGCCTTCACAGGAGCGGACGGGCGGGCGCTTATGGCCGCCGGGGACGGCGAGGGCGTCCTGCGCCTCTGGGATCTCGACCGGTCCGACGTGCCGACGGTCCTCGGAGTCCACGAGGGCAGGGACAGCCAAGAAGGCCACGAGGCGCACACGGGGCAGATCACCGCCCTGAGCGGGTTCGAGGGTGCGGACGGACAGCCTCTTCTGGCCGCAGGGCACGCCACGGGCGCCGTCCGGGTCTGGGACCCGGCCACAGCGACCGTCCGGCACGCCCGCAGCGGGCATCAGGGCGCCGTCACCGCCATGGCCGTGCTCACCGGGAGCCGCAACCGCCAACTGCTGGCCACCGCCGGCGACGACCAGACGCTGCGACTGTGGGACCCGACCGCCTTCGCGGACGCGCCCGAACCCCATACCCGGCGCCGCCACCGGACGCGGACTCTCGTGGCGGTCACCGGTACCGAGGGCCGCCCGACGGCCGTCTTGGCCGACCGGGACGGCATGGTGGAGGTCCGCGACGCCCGATCGGGTGCCGTCACCAGCCGGTGGGGCGAGCGCGTCCGCGTGCCGGTCACCGCCGCCGCGGCTGTGGCGTCCGGAAGGCGCCTCCTGCTCGTCGCCGCGTCGGCGGACCGCCGGGTACGGTTCACGGTGGCGACGACAGGTCAGGAGACCGCCGCACCGCTGGCGTTGGTCGCGGAGCCCGGGGCGACGGTGACCGCGGCGGCGGCGTTCGCCGCCGCGGACGGCAGCCCGCGGTGCGCCCTGGCGGTCACCGACGGCACGGTCCACGTGTGCGATCCGGCGGGCGGGACGGCGTACCAGTACCCCTCCGGTCATCGGGCCGCCGTCACCGGCATGACCGTTTTTCCCGGGCGCGGCAGGCGCCCCCGCCTCGTGACGGCC
Above is a window of Streptomyces sp. NBC_00490 DNA encoding:
- a CDS encoding WD40 repeat domain-containing protein, whose product is MTHDTDARAHRRIAQALAATVAGSSSEAGPHPYIRRYLARHAASGGVLDDAHLAPAFLPWECGAAVRGLLGLPVAGSPHTRALAAWATVEPFLGDADHHSRASSLHLALFAGERDPRHPTQAVPGSLVRPLWSDWELPANVVARTAATVRGLALVPVPGGRRLLAAGDAEGTVRLWDPVTGAAVGGPMTGHRDGVDALVALTAPGGPVLLASAGRDHTVRVWDPMTGAEVREFTGHGDWVNALTVLPGPDGFPLLASGDGEGTIRVQNPATGAEKAVIWSAHAAPVRALAAVTTARGRTLLVSAGHDGAVRLWDLSTDAPVRELRGGDARINVLAAFTGADGRALMAAGDGEGVLRLWDLDRSDVPTVLGVHEGRDSQEGHEAHTGQITALSGFEGADGQPLLAAGHATGAVRVWDPATATVRHARSGHQGAVTAMAVLTGSRNRQLLATAGDDQTLRLWDPTAFADAPEPHTRRRHRTRTLVAVTGTEGRPTAVLADRDGMVEVRDARSGAVTSRWGERVRVPVTAAAAVASGRRLLLVAASADRRVRFTVATTGQETAAPLALVAEPGATVTAAAAFAAADGSPRCALAVTDGTVHVCDPAGGTAYQYPSGHRAAVTGMTVFPGRGRRPRLVTAGRDGLVLVRDALTGSDAGNRMAGHKGAVNDVAVFQDDRARSLLATAGSDGTVRLWDASTGSEEGVITGHGGEVSGVVAFTSGRHLPLLATSGDDCFLRVWDPGTGECVLSVVCGAPVRITGVPNGLRPALLLSGPAGYLCFEIDTEAL